The DNA window TTGATAAATAAAATTTATTTGATTTTCTCTTTCAGATATACACTCACTCCAAACCCCAATAATCCTAAAAATAATAAATAATACCCTACCCACATGGGTTCATAAGCATTCAAACTCACTACTAAAATAGGGGCTAGTCCTCCAAAAATAGCATAAGCTAAATTATAAGAAAAAGATAACCCGCTAAATCTTATATTTGCCGGAAAAACAGATACCATAATCAAAGGAGTGAAATTCATCACTCCTGCAAAAATACCTGCAACTACATACCAAATAAAAACACTCCGGAGAGAACCTTCATGATAAAGAGCATAGAAAAATATCAAAGAAGTGATCCCAAATCCCAGAGAAAAAACACAACCTGTTTTCCAAATTCCAAATTTATCTGCAAATACACCCGATAAAATACACCCAATACCTACACTCAAGATTACCAGCATTTGTATAAGAATAATTTCTACTCTTGAAACATTAAGAATTTTTTGCATCATATTTGGCATCAGTAAAACAAGCACGATAATGCACCCTGTAAGTATCCAAGTTAGCGCCATAGAAATAATAATATTTTTTTTAGAATCAGTAAAGACTTTTTTGAGAGGGAGTTTTAACAAAGCATTTTGAGCTTTGATTTCTTTGAAAACCGGAGTTTCTTCTAAATATCTTCTTAGAAAAATAGAAATAATTCCAAATATTCCCCCCAAAATAAAAGGAATTCTCCAAGCATACCGGGAAATCTCTAAAGGAGTAAAAAATTTATTAATTAAAAAAGCGATAATAGAACCAAGTAAAATTCCCCCCACAACGCAAGCTGTAAGTACACCAACAGAAAATCCCAAACGTCTTTTGGGCACATGTTCAGAGATAAATACCCACGCACCGGGCAATTCTCCACCTATGGCAATCCCCTGAAGAATACGCACAATAAGTAAAATAATAGGAGCAAAATATCCAATATCTTCATAAGTAGGCAAAACAC is part of the Helicobacter sp. 11S03491-1 genome and encodes:
- a CDS encoding MFS transporter, whose product is MKTNADFTHQKRLLNKKDIKTLSLSSLGGTLEFYDFIIFVFFATVISQLFFPLTLDPFWSSLNTYGTFAAGYFARPLGGIIMAHFGDKNGRKNMFMLSILLMVIPTFLVGVLPTYEDIGYFAPIILLIVRILQGIAIGGELPGAWVFISEHVPKRRLGFSVGVLTACVVGGILLGSIIAFLINKFFTPLEISRYAWRIPFILGGIFGIISIFLRRYLEETPVFKEIKAQNALLKLPLKKVFTDSKKNIIISMALTWILTGCIIVLVLLMPNMMQKILNVSRVEIILIQMLVILSVGIGCILSGVFADKFGIWKTGCVFSLGFGITSLIFFYALYHEGSLRSVFIWYVVAGIFAGVMNFTPLIMVSVFPANIRFSGLSFSYNLAYAIFGGLAPILVVSLNAYEPMWVGYYLLFLGLLGFGVSVYLKEKIK